In bacterium, the following proteins share a genomic window:
- a CDS encoding T9SS type A sorting domain-containing protein, whose translation MRLDNIRVSGHVAPVYSSCRGKTFSAAGLGDWSFTSTGGATNPGDGGNGGGFCQVSDASGVSSAYVASGFLGNWYSPSGSGYLTIDLRLLSAGGALIDVPEFIRLSGPGGTAVAAMPAAELPPIGRLWKTITFPLTAAAWTVTAGSWDALLMDVSECRLQLEFSNSTETIGVDNFGRLTAGCPPPDLPIVVSDPGVELCEVLGFAGISTVALNPADGLLYGTIDSASGSCGGLWALAGPAAGMRLAAYALPAHLIFDASGAAFTTEDTSGEIYHDASGSGSTLWVSGFHSGDDDPSGLCFAPPGFSGPNVNPGDILVADCGYNGQDDVWAFSAAVAEDERLVMPHPGDRDFRDIASGRPGQVYLAGTVDPNTITILAPDGTTTTLTLSVPLTNMVGIDYDAVMDRIYVIEQGGNSLRWINPTTGSVTLVADGFAGFTYCGIEIDAAGRRLWVVDAGASRVYEFCLASALGAGEPGASPLGGLLGELKAWPNPAPAAIGISFALASETDARLEVYDLAGRFVRSLVAGRQPAGERTLRWDGRDARGRRVASGIYLLRLSTAGEERSARLVLLR comes from the coding sequence GTGCGCCTGGACAACATCCGCGTGAGTGGGCACGTGGCGCCCGTCTACAGCTCCTGTCGGGGCAAGACCTTCTCGGCGGCCGGCCTCGGCGATTGGTCCTTCACGAGCACGGGCGGTGCTACGAACCCAGGCGATGGTGGCAACGGGGGCGGCTTCTGCCAGGTGTCGGATGCATCCGGAGTCTCCTCTGCCTACGTGGCCTCGGGCTTCTTGGGCAATTGGTACAGCCCGAGTGGCAGCGGCTATCTGACGATCGATCTGCGCCTGCTCAGCGCTGGCGGTGCCTTGATCGATGTCCCTGAATTCATCCGCCTCTCTGGTCCTGGCGGCACGGCGGTGGCGGCGATGCCTGCCGCGGAGCTGCCCCCCATCGGCCGCCTGTGGAAGACCATTACCTTCCCTTTGACGGCGGCGGCCTGGACCGTCACCGCCGGGAGTTGGGATGCCCTGCTCATGGATGTCTCCGAGTGTCGCTTGCAGCTGGAGTTCAGCAACAGCACCGAGACCATCGGCGTCGACAACTTTGGCCGCTTGACGGCTGGCTGTCCGCCACCGGACCTGCCGATCGTGGTCAGCGATCCCGGAGTAGAACTCTGCGAGGTTCTTGGCTTCGCCGGCATCTCGACCGTGGCCCTGAACCCGGCCGATGGGCTGCTCTACGGCACCATCGATTCGGCCTCCGGATCATGTGGCGGACTCTGGGCTCTGGCTGGCCCCGCCGCGGGCATGCGACTGGCTGCCTATGCGCTGCCGGCGCATCTCATCTTCGATGCCAGCGGCGCTGCCTTCACCACAGAGGACACCAGCGGCGAAATCTACCACGATGCGTCGGGAAGCGGCTCCACGCTCTGGGTGTCCGGTTTCCACAGCGGTGACGACGATCCCAGCGGACTCTGCTTCGCGCCCCCTGGTTTTTCCGGACCCAACGTGAATCCGGGCGACATCCTCGTTGCGGACTGCGGCTACAATGGGCAGGACGACGTCTGGGCCTTTTCCGCCGCCGTCGCAGAAGACGAGCGTCTGGTGATGCCGCATCCGGGGGATCGGGACTTCCGCGACATCGCGAGCGGACGCCCCGGCCAGGTGTACCTGGCCGGCACCGTCGATCCGAACACGATCACCATTCTCGCGCCGGACGGCACGACGACGACTCTCACGCTCTCCGTGCCGCTCACGAACATGGTCGGCATCGACTACGACGCGGTGATGGATCGCATCTACGTCATCGAGCAGGGCGGCAACAGCCTGCGTTGGATCAATCCGACCACCGGCAGCGTCACGCTGGTTGCCGACGGCTTCGCTGGCTTCACATACTGCGGCATCGAAATCGACGCTGCCGGTCGGCGGCTCTGGGTCGTCGATGCCGGTGCGAGTCGCGTCTACGAGTTCTGCCTGGCCTCTGCCCTGGGGGCTGGGGAGCCGGGTGCCTCTCCCCTTGGCGGCTTGCTGGGTGAGCTGAAGGCCTGGCCCAATCCCGCTCCGGCGGCGATCGGCATCAGCTTCGCGCTGGCCTCCGAGACCGATGCGCGCTTGGAGGTCTACGATCTCGCCGGCCGTTTCGTGCGCAGCCTCGTAGCGGGTCGCCAGCCGGCGGGCGAGCGCACA
- a CDS encoding ABC transporter ATP-binding protein: MSTRAKLFEVRGLTTRFHTEAGVATAIDRVDFDIYAGEVLGVVGESGSGKSVTALSLVRLIPNPPGEISAGSVLFGGRDLLKLDYEALHRVRGKDVAMIFQEPMTSLNPVFTVGYQIEEILAEHEKLDKRERRRRATELLEQVGIPDAARRLREYPHQFSGGMRQRVMIAMALACNPALLIADEPTTALDVTIQAQILDLMLAMKARRAEAAVLLITHDLAVVAETCERVIVMYGGVIQEVAPVAALFAEPRHPYTIGLLASLPRPDRETQRRLATIPGTVPSILEMPAGCKFCTRCQLAEPRCLVEEPALREVAPGHSVRCHLVDAEVGS, translated from the coding sequence ATGTCCACCCGCGCCAAGCTCTTCGAGGTCCGCGGCCTGACGACTCGCTTCCACACGGAGGCGGGGGTGGCCACGGCGATCGACAGGGTGGACTTCGACATCTACGCGGGCGAGGTGCTGGGCGTGGTGGGAGAGAGCGGCAGCGGCAAGAGCGTGACGGCGCTCAGCCTGGTGCGCCTGATCCCGAACCCGCCGGGCGAGATCAGCGCCGGCAGCGTGCTGTTCGGCGGCCGCGATTTGCTGAAGCTCGACTACGAGGCGCTGCACCGGGTGCGCGGCAAGGATGTCGCGATGATCTTCCAGGAGCCGATGACGAGCCTGAACCCGGTCTTCACGGTCGGCTACCAGATCGAGGAGATCCTCGCCGAGCACGAGAAGCTGGACAAGCGCGAGCGGCGGCGGCGGGCCACCGAGTTGCTCGAGCAGGTGGGCATCCCCGACGCCGCGCGGCGCTTGCGCGAGTACCCGCACCAGTTCTCGGGCGGCATGCGCCAGCGCGTGATGATCGCCATGGCCCTGGCCTGCAATCCGGCCCTGCTCATTGCCGATGAGCCGACCACGGCGCTCGATGTCACCATCCAGGCGCAGATCCTGGACCTGATGCTCGCGATGAAGGCGCGCCGCGCCGAGGCGGCTGTGTTGCTGATCACGCACGACCTCGCCGTGGTGGCCGAGACCTGCGAGCGCGTGATCGTCATGTACGGCGGCGTGATCCAGGAAGTGGCGCCCGTCGCCGCGCTCTTCGCCGAGCCGCGGCACCCCTACACGATCGGCCTGCTGGCCAGCCTGCCGCGGCCCGACCGCGAGACGCAGCGGCGCCTCGCGACCATCCCCGGCACCGTGCCCAGCATTCTCGAGATGCCCGCGGGCTGCAAGTTCTGCACGCGTTGCCAGCTTGCGGAGCCACGATGCCTAGTTGAGGAGCCCGCGCTGCGCGAGGTCGCCCCCGGGCACAGCGTGCGCTGCCATCTCGTCGACGCGGAGGTGGGCTCGTGA
- a CDS encoding ATP-binding cassette domain-containing protein → MSGPLLRVEGLDVRYPIFGGVLLRKQAEVHAVEDLSFAMQPGETLGLVGESGCGKSTVGRALLNILWTTAPDAAIKGHAYFASERGEVDLLALSRRRLRPYRSDLQMIFQDPYSSLNPRLTVGQIIEEPLTLHKRGMGRRERLQRVGWLLEKVGLSAEQSHRYPHEFSGGQRQRIGFARALATNPKLIVADEPVSALDVSIQSQVINLLMDLQDEFGLTYLFIAHDLSVVVHISTRIAVMYLGCLVELGPALEVYHRPRHPYSKALLSAVPLADPGKTRAGRIILEGDVPTPINKPSGCVFRGRCPIARPACAEARPPLLEVASGHLAACPYHAEM, encoded by the coding sequence GTGAGCGGGCCGCTGCTCCGCGTCGAGGGCCTTGATGTGCGCTACCCCATCTTCGGGGGGGTGCTCTTGCGCAAGCAAGCCGAGGTGCACGCGGTCGAGGACCTGAGCTTCGCGATGCAACCCGGCGAGACGCTGGGGCTCGTCGGCGAGTCGGGCTGCGGCAAGAGCACGGTGGGGCGGGCCTTGCTCAACATCCTCTGGACCACCGCGCCCGATGCGGCGATCAAGGGTCACGCCTACTTCGCCAGCGAGCGCGGCGAGGTCGATCTGCTCGCGCTCAGCCGCCGGCGGCTTCGGCCCTACCGCAGCGACCTGCAGATGATCTTCCAGGATCCCTACTCGTCGCTGAACCCGCGGCTCACGGTGGGCCAGATCATCGAGGAGCCGCTCACCCTGCACAAGCGGGGGATGGGTCGCCGCGAACGCCTTCAGCGCGTGGGCTGGCTGCTCGAGAAGGTCGGGCTCAGCGCCGAGCAGAGCCACCGCTATCCGCACGAGTTCTCGGGCGGGCAGCGCCAGCGGATCGGCTTCGCGCGCGCGCTGGCCACGAACCCCAAGCTCATCGTCGCCGACGAGCCGGTGAGCGCGCTGGACGTCTCCATCCAGTCGCAGGTGATCAACCTGCTCATGGACCTGCAGGATGAGTTCGGGCTCACGTATCTCTTCATCGCGCACGACCTCAGCGTGGTGGTGCACATCAGCACGCGCATCGCGGTGATGTACCTGGGCTGCCTCGTCGAGCTGGGGCCGGCGCTGGAGGTCTACCACCGGCCGCGGCATCCCTACAGCAAGGCGCTGCTCTCGGCCGTGCCGCTCGCCGATCCCGGCAAGACGCGCGCGGGGCGGATCATCCTCGAGGGCGACGTGCCCACGCCAATCAACAAGCCCAGCGGCTGCGTCTTCCGCGGGCGCTGCCCGATCGCGCGGCCGGCCTGCGCCGAGGCGAGGCCGCCGCTGCTCGAAGTGGCCAGCGGGCACCTCGCGGCCTGCCCCTATCATGCTGAGATGTAG